One genomic region from Leptospira montravelensis encodes:
- a CDS encoding TrkH family potassium uptake protein: protein MPLAHLKRFFRTLSFARLVCLGFFAAILLGSFALYISEEGELSYVDSFYLSASSICVTGLSPVPLSGLNPGTHWIMLFLIQLGGLGIISFTVIVGFLITQGISRNARFNAFVGAAIDTQPETESLATNEVNRMLLSIINISFSLEILGAIGLYLHMPSGVEGGNTRWFFSLFTAVSSFNNAGFSITDDLSALRYDPFSLYIVSGLVIFGGIGFPVIILLEKFLLTVFVRIVYRIEVMAETLMMEKALKTGNVPRFLLLPAQFSAFLENRIEDYNKHLRGETTRIQSKLLVYGSFALLLFGFVGIYFLERSNPHTFHELALVDKISNAFFMSVCSRTAGFSTMDLGHLNDATVIIITVLMFIGGGPQGTAGGIKITTFVLLLAYLKNVIQPSKPVMLFGEIVSKNSVAVAIRVYFLATIALAFVFIFLGILDQNQHSLHVIFFELISSFSTVGYSLNLTSQLGDLEKVFYAAVMYVGRVGIFTVLIAATGHSGVPKMGTVDDGVKIQVG, encoded by the coding sequence ATGCCACTAGCGCACTTGAAGCGATTTTTTCGAACACTGTCCTTTGCCCGACTTGTATGTCTGGGTTTCTTTGCCGCCATCCTCCTTGGGTCGTTCGCCCTTTATATTTCTGAAGAGGGAGAACTTTCCTATGTGGATAGTTTTTACCTCTCTGCATCCTCCATTTGTGTGACAGGTCTTTCGCCTGTTCCCCTTTCTGGCCTAAATCCAGGAACTCATTGGATCATGCTCTTTCTCATTCAGCTAGGTGGGCTTGGGATCATTAGTTTTACCGTGATTGTAGGTTTTCTTATCACCCAAGGAATTTCTAGAAACGCTCGTTTTAATGCCTTTGTCGGAGCGGCAATCGATACCCAACCCGAAACCGAATCCCTTGCTACAAACGAAGTCAATCGGATGTTACTTTCCATTATTAATATTTCCTTTTCCTTGGAAATCCTTGGAGCCATTGGATTGTATTTACATATGCCAAGTGGTGTAGAAGGCGGAAACACTCGTTGGTTTTTTTCCTTGTTTACCGCCGTTTCTTCCTTCAATAACGCCGGTTTTTCGATTACCGATGATCTCAGTGCATTACGTTACGATCCTTTTTCTTTGTACATTGTTTCTGGACTTGTGATTTTTGGAGGGATTGGATTTCCTGTGATCATCCTTTTAGAAAAATTTCTCCTAACTGTATTTGTACGAATTGTTTATCGCATAGAAGTGATGGCAGAAACTCTGATGATGGAAAAAGCCTTAAAAACAGGGAATGTTCCAAGGTTTTTATTACTTCCCGCTCAGTTCTCTGCATTTTTGGAAAACCGGATTGAGGATTATAACAAACACCTACGGGGAGAAACCACGAGAATCCAATCTAAACTTTTGGTATATGGTTCATTCGCCTTGTTATTGTTTGGTTTTGTGGGAATTTATTTTTTAGAACGTTCCAATCCACATACCTTTCATGAGTTAGCACTTGTTGATAAAATTTCTAATGCGTTTTTTATGTCAGTTTGTTCCCGTACTGCCGGATTTTCTACAATGGATCTTGGTCATTTGAATGATGCCACAGTCATCATCATTACTGTTTTGATGTTTATTGGTGGAGGTCCCCAAGGAACTGCTGGAGGTATTAAAATTACCACCTTTGTTTTGTTACTCGCCTATTTGAAAAATGTGATCCAACCTTCTAAACCGGTAATGTTATTTGGTGAAATTGTTTCCAAAAATTCTGTGGCTGTTGCTATCAGAGTTTACTTCCTTGCAACAATCGCTTTGGCTTTTGTGTTCATTTTTCTTGGTATCTTAGATCAAAACCAACATTCTTTACATGTTATCTTTTTTGAACTCATCTCTTCGTTTTCCACAGTCGGTTATAGTTTGAACTTAACATCCCAACTAGGGGATCTCGAAAAGGTTTTTTATGCAGCAGTCATGTATGTGGGACGTGTGGGGATTTTTACGGTTCTCATCGCTGCCACTGGCCATTCTGGAGTACCTAAAATGGGTACAGTAGACGATGGTGTGAAAATTCAAGTCGGTTAG
- a CDS encoding TlpA family protein disulfide reductase, which translates to MKIWKKLPYGWKVVSAFVFFFSTTLCFAYFKGRDTSPNVPIEVLATTPTEANSWKGHPKVVYFWATWCTVCKAYAPILEANLKLLPKSTVFLSVLEAEDSEETKEIISQLSPEAKRPIYAADYRILKEWRISAYPTTVFLNEKGKVVFSDTGILSPVGFWLRSFLLRFF; encoded by the coding sequence ATGAAAATTTGGAAAAAGTTACCTTATGGTTGGAAGGTGGTTTCCGCCTTTGTTTTCTTTTTTTCGACCACCTTATGTTTTGCTTACTTTAAGGGAAGGGATACAAGTCCTAATGTTCCTATCGAAGTTTTAGCTACCACTCCCACGGAAGCAAATTCCTGGAAAGGCCACCCAAAGGTTGTGTATTTTTGGGCTACTTGGTGTACGGTCTGCAAGGCTTATGCTCCAATTTTGGAAGCAAATCTAAAACTTTTGCCAAAATCTACGGTTTTCCTTTCGGTTTTAGAAGCGGAAGATTCTGAGGAAACAAAAGAAATTATCTCCCAACTTTCCCCGGAAGCAAAACGCCCAATCTATGCGGCCGACTACAGGATTTTGAAGGAATGGAGAATTTCCGCATACCCCACAACAGTGTTTCTGAATGAAAAAGGGAAGGTTGTGTTTTCGGACACAGGAATTCTAAGCCCCGTTGGTTTCTGGTTGCGATCTTTTCTTTTGCGCTTTTTCTAA
- a CDS encoding amidohydrolase family protein: MGNSVLFQSASLYRNGKLETGDLLMDGEKIAAIDTNLSPNNDTVTISLKGKKVYPGFINSHDHLLASFLPKVGGTEKHLSWLSYDNLYKSSGVFAERQQVDPEILYYLGAYKNLFSGVTTVFDHIPHHVQNPFRGILPVKLISDYTLAHSIGNYSLGWGEGPALEYRMAEHAGLPFVTHLAEGVDDDSKQSLRLLEKMDALGGHSVLVHCLPFGQKEVEKIVEKGASVVWCPTSNLHIFGKTTNIKLFLDMGVNVCLGTDYSASGSLHLLEELKTAKSIYFGLYGEELPESTLLKMITENPRKAFRLGNPDAMMPGLSADLLIINDDKNKAEINVSELSWKHIDLVVIDGYPIYGSEEYKSLFLHFGLETEEFSVDGKTKLVAGSPKKLLKQVSDSVGYKKSLAFLPNF, encoded by the coding sequence ATGGGAAACTCGGTCCTCTTCCAATCAGCTTCTCTGTATCGAAACGGAAAATTAGAAACCGGTGATCTTCTCATGGACGGAGAAAAAATTGCCGCCATTGACACAAATCTTTCACCAAACAACGATACTGTGACTATATCCTTAAAAGGAAAAAAAGTTTATCCTGGTTTTATCAATTCCCATGACCATTTACTCGCAAGTTTCTTACCCAAAGTGGGAGGAACAGAGAAACATCTGTCTTGGTTGTCTTATGATAATCTTTATAAAAGTTCGGGAGTGTTTGCAGAACGCCAACAAGTAGATCCAGAAATTTTATACTATTTAGGTGCTTATAAAAATCTTTTCTCTGGAGTCACAACTGTATTTGATCATATTCCTCATCATGTTCAAAATCCATTTCGAGGAATCCTTCCTGTCAAACTTATCTCCGACTATACTTTAGCTCATTCGATCGGAAACTATAGTTTAGGTTGGGGTGAAGGACCTGCACTCGAATATCGTATGGCAGAACATGCAGGCCTTCCCTTTGTCACACATTTGGCAGAAGGAGTCGATGATGATTCCAAACAATCCCTACGACTTCTGGAAAAAATGGATGCTCTTGGCGGACATTCTGTACTCGTTCATTGTTTGCCTTTTGGTCAAAAAGAAGTTGAAAAAATTGTCGAAAAAGGTGCCTCAGTTGTCTGGTGCCCAACTTCTAACCTACATATCTTTGGAAAAACAACCAATATTAAACTCTTTTTAGATATGGGAGTTAATGTATGTTTGGGGACAGATTATTCTGCTAGTGGATCACTCCATTTATTAGAAGAATTAAAAACAGCAAAATCAATTTATTTTGGTTTGTATGGGGAAGAATTACCTGAATCAACTCTATTAAAAATGATTACCGAAAACCCAAGAAAAGCCTTTCGATTGGGTAATCCAGATGCAATGATGCCAGGTCTTTCTGCCGATTTACTTATAATCAACGATGATAAAAATAAAGCAGAGATTAATGTTTCTGAATTATCTTGGAAACACATTGACCTTGTAGTGATTGATGGATACCCCATTTATGGGTCTGAAGAATACAAGTCACTCTTTCTTCATTTCGGTTTAGAAACAGAAGAATTTTCCGTTGATGGTAAAACGAAACTCGTAGCTGGTTCACCAAAAAAACTCTTGAAACAAGTTTCTGACAGTGTCGGTTATAAAAAGAGTTTGGCTTTTTTACCTAATTTTTGA
- a CDS encoding LIC_10271 family cell wall hydrolase encodes MRKFRYILILLGILFGSSLSPKQNPKAEIPSSYRVTKGDSWFGIARKFKISPETLAKLNGRTISENLYEREVLRIPKGNEKLVVSPESILKEKPAFPLTQKEKVLKKYSELTYDPHKGIQFQRGNSSLVRASLPGKVVHVDYMDGYENFVILEHQNGIYSIYGNLERIQVTEGQQVNSKDRLGILSKDKGLYFQMNRQKQNLNPERILEVGI; translated from the coding sequence GTGCGAAAATTTCGATACATTCTAATTTTATTAGGGATTTTGTTTGGATCTTCCCTTTCCCCGAAACAAAATCCAAAAGCGGAAATCCCCTCTTCCTACCGTGTGACCAAAGGAGATTCTTGGTTTGGAATAGCCCGAAAATTCAAAATTTCACCAGAAACCTTAGCTAAGTTAAATGGTCGCACCATAAGTGAAAACCTATATGAAAGGGAAGTTTTACGAATTCCTAAAGGAAATGAAAAACTTGTGGTTTCCCCAGAATCAATTCTGAAGGAAAAACCTGCCTTTCCCTTGACCCAAAAAGAAAAAGTCTTAAAAAAATACTCTGAACTTACTTATGATCCTCACAAAGGAATCCAATTCCAAAGAGGGAACTCTTCTCTTGTACGTGCAAGTCTACCTGGCAAAGTGGTCCACGTAGATTATATGGATGGGTATGAAAACTTTGTGATCTTAGAACACCAAAACGGCATTTATTCTATTTATGGGAACTTGGAACGTATTCAAGTCACCGAAGGCCAACAAGTCAATTCAAAAGATCGTCTCGGAATTCTATCAAAAGACAAAGGCCTCTATTTCCAAATGAACAGGCAAAAACAAAACCTAAATCCAGAACGAATTTTGGAGGTTGGCATTTAA
- the fusA gene encoding elongation factor G, whose protein sequence is MTSATETKRDPKLDRIRNIGISAHIDSGKTTLTERILFYTNKIHAIHEVRGKDGVGATMDSMDLERERGITIQSAATYATWKDITINIIDTPGHVDFTIEVERSLRVLDSAIMVLCGVAGVQSQSITVDRQMKRYSVPRVAFINKLDRTGANPWRVIEQLREKLHLNAHAVQLPIGLENDLKGIVDLVEMKAYYFEGPNGQDIKITDIPEELKAQANEKREALLDAVSLFSDELTEEMLEGAPSEARIKEAIRRGVLALKFVPVFMGSAFKNKGVQRLLDGVADYLASPYDVENKAKEIGNEENEFNLESDPEKPLVCLAFKLEDGRYGQLTYVRVYQGRLEKGMTIYNSSNNKRHNIGRLVRMHSNDMEDIAKAEAGDIVALFGIDCASGDTFTDGKAKVTMESMFVPNPVISLTIECKESKQLPNLAKALNRFTKEDPTFQTEIDKESGQTIIKGMGELHLEVYIERMKREYGVDLVTGAPQVAYRETITKSAEFDYTHKKQTGGQGQFSRVAGFIEPIPQEEGKDYEFVDKIVGGSIPREYIGSCDKGFRSCLERGSLIGFPIIGVRCVINDGAYHDVDSSDMAFQIGARYGFRQGFSKAAPIILEPIMRVEVEGPTEFQGAILASVNQRRGMILNTTEENGYAKIEAEVPLADMFGYSTVLRSSTQGKAEFAMEFSKYAPVPRNVADELMKKYKVNNKDEE, encoded by the coding sequence ATGACCTCTGCGACAGAAACCAAACGCGACCCTAAATTGGATAGAATCCGTAACATCGGAATCTCTGCCCACATTGACTCTGGAAAGACAACTCTTACCGAACGTATTTTATTTTATACGAACAAAATCCATGCCATCCACGAAGTACGTGGTAAAGACGGTGTGGGTGCTACTATGGACAGTATGGACCTCGAAAGAGAAAGAGGGATCACAATCCAATCAGCGGCAACCTATGCCACTTGGAAAGACATTACCATTAACATTATCGATACTCCAGGTCACGTTGACTTTACTATCGAAGTAGAACGTTCACTACGTGTACTTGACTCTGCGATTATGGTTCTTTGTGGAGTGGCTGGTGTTCAATCTCAGTCCATCACTGTTGACCGTCAGATGAAACGTTATAGCGTTCCTCGCGTTGCGTTTATCAATAAATTGGACAGAACAGGTGCTAATCCTTGGAGAGTGATCGAACAACTTCGTGAAAAACTCCATTTAAATGCACATGCGGTGCAACTTCCTATTGGTTTGGAAAACGATCTAAAAGGGATTGTTGACCTTGTGGAAATGAAAGCGTATTACTTTGAAGGTCCTAATGGACAAGATATCAAAATCACCGATATCCCTGAGGAATTAAAAGCCCAAGCGAACGAAAAACGCGAAGCTCTCCTGGATGCTGTTTCTCTTTTCAGTGATGAACTCACAGAAGAGATGTTAGAAGGTGCTCCGTCAGAAGCACGAATTAAAGAAGCCATTCGTCGTGGGGTTCTTGCTCTTAAATTTGTTCCTGTATTTATGGGTTCTGCCTTTAAAAACAAAGGAGTTCAAAGACTTCTTGATGGTGTAGCAGATTACCTTGCTTCTCCTTATGATGTTGAGAACAAAGCAAAAGAAATCGGAAACGAAGAAAACGAATTCAATTTAGAATCCGATCCAGAAAAACCATTAGTTTGTCTTGCATTCAAACTAGAAGACGGTCGTTACGGTCAGTTAACTTACGTACGTGTTTACCAAGGTAGACTCGAAAAAGGTATGACGATCTACAACTCTTCTAACAACAAACGCCACAACATTGGTCGTCTTGTTCGTATGCACTCTAACGATATGGAAGATATTGCTAAAGCAGAAGCGGGAGATATCGTAGCTCTATTTGGTATTGATTGTGCCTCTGGGGATACTTTTACTGATGGAAAAGCAAAAGTGACTATGGAGTCCATGTTTGTTCCAAACCCTGTAATCTCTCTTACTATTGAATGTAAAGAATCAAAACAACTTCCCAACCTTGCGAAGGCTCTCAACCGTTTCACTAAGGAAGATCCTACCTTCCAAACAGAGATCGATAAAGAGTCTGGACAAACCATCATCAAAGGGATGGGTGAGCTCCACCTTGAAGTTTACATCGAACGTATGAAACGTGAGTATGGTGTGGATCTTGTGACTGGTGCACCTCAGGTGGCTTACCGTGAAACCATCACTAAGTCTGCTGAATTTGATTACACTCATAAAAAACAAACGGGTGGTCAAGGTCAGTTCTCTCGTGTGGCTGGTTTTATTGAACCAATCCCACAAGAAGAAGGAAAAGATTACGAATTCGTAGATAAAATCGTGGGTGGTTCCATCCCTCGTGAATACATCGGATCTTGTGATAAAGGTTTCCGTTCTTGTTTAGAAAGAGGATCTCTCATCGGATTCCCTATCATTGGGGTTCGTTGTGTAATCAATGACGGTGCTTACCATGATGTGGATTCATCCGATATGGCATTCCAAATAGGTGCTCGTTACGGATTCCGCCAAGGTTTCTCGAAAGCAGCTCCTATTATCCTTGAGCCAATCATGCGCGTAGAAGTGGAAGGTCCAACAGAATTCCAAGGTGCGATTCTTGCTTCTGTGAACCAAAGACGCGGTATGATCTTAAACACAACAGAAGAGAACGGATATGCTAAAATTGAAGCAGAAGTTCCTCTTGCTGATATGTTTGGATACTCTACTGTGCTTCGTTCTTCTACCCAAGGAAAAGCTGAGTTTGCTATGGAATTTTCCAAGTATGCTCCTGTTCCAAGAAACGTAGCTGACGAGCTTATGAAAAAATACAAGGTCAACAACAAAGACGAAGAATAA
- a CDS encoding decaprenyl-phosphate phosphoribosyltransferase, with the protein MIQLYLKLMRIPQWVKNVILFAGLIFSKKVFELPSLSKVCLAFLCFSLVASCQYVFNDFLDQKEDAKHPEKKHRPLASGELDSGIALAITGVILPIALIGAYKLSPVFFYLTIFYLLFNMLYSKVLKHIVILDVMSISIGFVLRAIAGAVVIGVEFSHWLLLCTFMLALFWGFSKRRGEINILKTDAGKHRKILEEYSIEFLDLMMGVVATLTLVSYVMYTVSPETAKSLGTPYMVYTVPIVVYAVFRSLYIIYIKNMGHNPTKAILTDVSVLTSGFIWLLLILFLMFGNISGQAPVLH; encoded by the coding sequence ATGATTCAACTATATTTAAAGTTAATGCGAATTCCACAATGGGTGAAGAACGTCATCCTATTTGCGGGATTGATTTTTTCAAAAAAAGTTTTCGAACTTCCTTCATTATCAAAAGTTTGTTTGGCATTCCTTTGTTTTTCTCTCGTTGCAAGTTGCCAATATGTGTTTAACGATTTTTTGGACCAAAAAGAAGATGCAAAACATCCAGAAAAAAAACATAGACCCCTTGCTAGTGGAGAATTAGATTCTGGAATTGCTTTGGCAATTACAGGTGTGATTCTTCCCATTGCGCTCATTGGTGCTTATAAACTTTCTCCGGTTTTCTTTTATCTTACTATCTTCTATTTACTTTTTAATATGTTATACAGTAAAGTTCTGAAACATATTGTGATTTTGGATGTAATGAGTATCTCCATAGGATTTGTGTTACGTGCCATTGCTGGTGCGGTTGTCATTGGAGTGGAGTTTTCTCATTGGTTGTTACTTTGTACTTTTATGTTGGCACTCTTTTGGGGTTTTTCCAAACGAAGAGGTGAGATTAATATTCTTAAAACGGATGCCGGCAAACATAGAAAGATTTTAGAAGAATATTCTATTGAGTTTTTGGATTTAATGATGGGAGTGGTTGCCACTTTAACTCTTGTCAGTTATGTTATGTATACGGTAAGCCCTGAAACTGCGAAAAGTTTAGGAACACCTTATATGGTATATACAGTTCCCATTGTCGTATACGCAGTTTTTCGGTCTTTATATATCATTTATATCAAGAACATGGGTCATAACCCCACAAAAGCCATTCTTACGGATGTAAGTGTTCTTACCTCCGGGTTTATTTGGTTACTTCTTATCTTATTTTTAATGTTTGGGAACATATCGGGCCAAGCACCAGTCTTACATTAG